GACGGCCTCCCTCCAACACCAAGGTAAACGGGCCACGTGTGTGAGCGCCTTGGGTCCGGACCATGTGAGTGATGTAAACACGTCCTTAGGTCGGTCTTTTTGACTGTTTTGGTCAAAGTTTTAGACCTTCCAATGTTAGGATTTCGTCATAGTTACACTGACACATGGCCGTAGTATCAATGTAGGTCGTTTGTGGGCTGTTGTCCAACATGTGGCTGCTAAAAGTCCCAACTGGCTCCACCTTGTGTTGTAGCTCGGGCCTAAACGCATCCACACAGTTCGAGTCCATGGTGGTAACAAGAAGTACCGCGCCCTGAGGCTCGACGTGGGGAACTTCTCATGGGGCTCAGAGTGTAAGTTATTCAAAATGGTGGCATCTGTGAATTGTGGATGGTTCAACAAATACTTCGTCTTTTAATGATGATAACTTGTCCAGTTCTGCTACTGAATATGTGTGATGGACAACAATGTTCCAACGCTGAAAAAGACTTGTATGTTGTACGCATTGCTGCTGTCTGTTCAGAATGAGTTGAGTTTAGCATCCGTGAAGTAAGGAGCAGTATTTCCGTCCAACAGGCTGCACGCGCAAGACCAGAATCATTGATGTGGTCTACAACGCCTCCAACAATGAGCTGGTGAGGACCAAGACCCTGGTGAAGAACTGTGTGGTGCTAGTCGACAGCGCTCCGTTCAGGCAGTGGTATGAGGCCCACTACGCCCTCCCTCTAGGACGCAAAAAGGGTGCAAAACTGGTAcgtttgggtttgtgtgtgatggtggttttAATGTTTGTGAGAGATGGGAACAAATCTGTTTCTTCAAGCTTCGATCCTGTGCTTTTGGGGTCTGTGCTCTGTAAAGTTTGATTGACACCTAACAGCAGTTCTGTGTGGATGAGGCACTCTGTCTGAGCAAGACAGATCAATGTAGATTTTGTGAATGCTAGAAATCTACAAACACATCACTGGCGTCCTCTGTCTGGGACGGCGTCAGCCGCGCTGATCAGGAGCAGGACGCACTGGCGCCGTCTCAGGCTCTTGGTTggtttattttaaaatgctCATTTGATTTTTCTTCTAGACTCCTGAAGAGGACGATATTCTGAACAAGAAGAGATCAAAGAAGGTTCAGAAGAAGTTTGATGAGCGTCGGAAGAACAGCAAGATCAGTGGCATCTTGGATGAGCAGTTCCAGCAGGGCAAGCTGCTGGGTGAGAACTTCACTTCCCAAACTCCTCCACTTCAACCTCCAGTGTTCATGTGATGAAAACTTAACCAGTTCTGCTACTGACAACAGTGACGAACCTTTACCACTTTCTGACCTACACGTGAAGGTGGTGTGAGACCTGCGCGTCTCTGGTTTGCGGTGTAATGATGGTTTTTGTCTCCTACAGCCTGCATCGCCTCCAGACCCGGACAGTGCGGCAGAGCTGACGGGTACGTTCTGGAGGGGAAAGAACTGGAGTTCTACCTGAGGAAGATCAAGGCCAAGAAAGGCAAATAAATGTACAGCTGTTTGATACCATCAATAAAAGGAAAATGCCCCCACATTTTGTACTTGTCTTCGTGTAATGGCATAGCAATGTGCTAACACCAGCTAATCAAGAGTGTGTCCTAGTCTGACTACACACCACAGCAGGGTGTCTGAAGGGTTACATGTTCTGGCTGTGGACACTTAAATCAAGATTTGTCACAGACTTGCAAGTGTTGCATTGTGTCCTTGTTTTTATTGAGACCTAATTTGTTGAGTTGAGTAGACATTCATTGAACTGTAAGTGGTTATAACTTCAATAGAAGCCTGAGCTGTCATGGCTTTTATGTTCAGTCATCAGGGCTTGGGAGCACTGCAGCACACTAACAGCCCAGGTCGCAGGAAataagtgtgtgtaagagtgtttatatacatacacacgcgcgcacacagcCGGCCTTGACCTGGTGCCCTGGgtgagattttggttggtgccccctgcatcatcaaacaCTGAGTTGATTGAATCGGtattaaaaacaaaaagcaaatgaattataaatattaccatataacaagaaATAAGGAGTTgcacaaaatatatttttattaaaaacttacataaagtagtgcagagaacaacttgaatattaatttaaaaaaataaacacaaattggTGCAATTTGCTTACTGCAACATtgttatttcaaaatgcatcTGCAATGACAGAGGAGCATacgtgtgttttaatatatatttattttaaaaacttgcTAAGCTAATAAtggcacctactaggattgggcagtatgatgacagtattgGAAAATTGTTGcagtacatttttttttctctaatcAGCGAGGATTAAGACCTGCTTATTTAGTGAAAATGGGGGTGTTATGAGGTCTTTTCAAATTTCTTTAATGAGTTTAGAGGGGTAACGACGCTATCACTTGTTAACTAGTAACTACCTTTCTGAAAACTTTTACTGTACAACATAcagtatagtgttaattcataTTATATTACCTCTGGTTTTTTGCTGCATTTCTTCCTCatcttttctcctttttctaccttctgcctttttgacatctttacggggagatgtcactcactgtgATGTTGACTGTAacgaagtggggggggggggggggggtgcgggttataggtgttgtgtgttattataataattattaaagtGACATATTATTAAACAACTAAAATTATGATTATCTGGACTTTGCTTATTTTCACATTTACAGGCCttatagttttcaggcgccacgccggaattccggtgTACCGACAAGTCcgcgataaaaaaaaatttgaggaggggaaaaatccgtcaaatcataatgataaaccacacgcgcgcgcatgctatatgttttgaggccgaaatatgatccttatgatccttacgaggttcccaagttacgatttttcgtggttactacacatctcccatttactgtataaagcctcgtttggacctaagtggttctgcgtcgtaaacggaacttggtgtttggtgtgcgcggcgtcaggattagttaaacgcagctatggataaaggtattggcCAAAAgcctagctttaggataggataactgcgtatagtacgttatttacgtacagtatgtacgtatgttccgatttacaccgattTACAaatttacgacggatcaacgtcgtaacccggggaccgcctgtatttcagacatcggaagagcttcagaggtagatacaagacaaattcagtattttatctttattctgattaagttaaatttttatcagaaatataagagtgtttttttttgagccggtacaggtggtcagacgatctggttcatcctggccgccttacggcgtaaggtgtaatacatgaacaaaagcacaaaatgtatgtcctaataaaccatcacaaaatatttattacatttattaaattatatatatatatataaactaactataatcataatacttgtaattcttttaaactttatttgcataatttctttgagttgtctggtatcctataatttactaacagtaatgaataaataattaatcatgcctgtttttaacatattgtgtctaatataaatctttaggttacagcattttctcagaatattaatagaaattagttttttatttcactataatgattacctgacttatttattattaattaatttaaagattaattattaaatattctaaatatggtacactaacactccaccccccccccccccccccccgctcagaaaaagttcaggctcaggaatttttcccactatcacccctgtcatttattaattgttcatttgtaaaaaaaaaaaaaaaaaaaaaaaaaaacaaaagaacgcattccccctggacagacggcgcccctagcatttgacTATATAGCCTAACGGAAGAGCTATTgaataatatatttaataatgaTCTAATGGATGATTTACACTGATCTGACTTCAGCAGTGTATTTTAGCTGTTTCAGGTGTGAGTTAGTGTTACCTGGAGGGGATTACTTCAGGTCAATGCAGAATCTTTCTTCAAAGTTCAGAGACAGATGCTCAGTACAACAGTGTAGATGTTCAGTATAATATATACAATAGAAGCAGTTCTTAAATGCAGAttgtgaatgaatgttcaacttaaaTAGTGCCTTTCTAGATACCCAAGGTTTACaactttaacacaggtacaaatcttacacaaccaatcacacgccagtgagaagtggcagccaatcacacacagcgtactctctaccaggatccacagccccctgggggactgaatggggtgcaggaaggggagagagaggacagaccctagtggcagagcacacacacacattcatgcacacacactcagtttgTGATCCTAATGTGTCCTTTGGGTTGTCATTGTACATACAGGTGGACCCGTTCCACACCCTGTTTGGTGTGGCTGGTTTGTCTCTGCTGGGGGATGAGCACATAAAGCCTGTTAACCCTGTGTTCTGCATGCCCGAGGACGTCCTCCAGAGAATCAACCTCCAACCACACCTGCTGACTTAGACCTACAGGCTCAGTCCTGCACAAATTAGTGTTTTCTTTGCTCTAACAACCCTGGTTCAGTTTacctatatataaataaaagatggaAAATGGTTTTCTGTTCCTAATGGTTACGGTTGGAAAGTAGATGGGTGGATTTTTTTAAACCTGGGCACACTGAAAAACTCTTAAAAATCTGGTTAGTCTTAAATTCGTCTCAAAGCAAAAGGGTAAAGATGTTTTATTAGTACTACATGTGCTTTGTGAAAGTGATTGGACAGGTCATGCATCTGCTAGGGTTGTGTTTTCAAGATCCACAGTGACTGCACATGGACTCTTCAGCACTGGTGTGTCCACAGGGTGCTGTGGTTTCGTGGGTGTGGTGGAGATCTCAGGGTCTTTTGGTGGGTTCTTTCTGCATGTTGCTTGTTTAGTACAGCAGCAGAGTTTCCCTGCAGCTCTGCCCTTTCCTTGTTTTCCTGGTGAAGGTGGCCACACGCTGACTGGTAGCAGCTGATAGCTGGTTGTGGCGTCCTCAATCTCATCATCAGGTGTCCTGAtaaatacaaatacagtaaGTTCAATAATTAGAATATTTCCACAAAAGATTAAATGCCTGAGCATTTGCGTGACTCCAGGTTAAAAAATGAACATTTGTTAGTCCTAACAAGTAACAGGTTGGAGGTCCCAAAGACTGAATTACAGTGTGGATGTGTACTGGGTGAAATATAAAGTCATACTTCATGTCATAAGTGGATCCCATGAAGACTGGCTGTGCTGGTCCGTAGGGCCGACTGAACCCCTTATCTGTCCAGTACTTGTCCTTCTCCAGCGGAGGAAGCTGTTGGTGCATATCATCCACAGCCAGCATGGAAACCTACAGATAAAGGAGAGACCAGGAATGCTACAGATGCAGGAGAGACCAGAAACGCTGTAGATACAGGAGAGACCAGAAACACTACAGATACAGGAGAGACCAGAAATGCTGTAGATACAGGAGAGACCAGAAACACTACAGATACAGGAGAGACCAGGAATGCTACAGATACAGGAGAGACCAGAAACTGCAGTACTGCAGAACTTAAATACGTATAACCTGAATGTTCCGATCAATGAGCTGGTTGGTTTCAAAGTCGTCATCATCCTCCCCAAATGGGTTGATGATCAGTTCCCCTACCTATTCAAACATTTAATGAAACATGGTCACACCCCCTGTAGTTTCACCATTTTATtcattgtttgtttacttacaaATATACCTTCAACCATCCAGCATAGAAGAAAAACTCCAGCAGTGTGAAGACTGGAATGTACAGGTCAACCTGAACTTTGTGTTCATCGTCGTTCTCTGGCTTCACAAACTGCCGTCCAATTAGGCAGAACGCAAAAAAAGAGTATACAGCCAACGTGACCACCTAGGAGACAGTGTACAGGCCAACGTGACCACCTAGGAGACAGTGTACAGGCCAACGTGACCACCTAGGAGACAGTGTACAGTCAACGTGACCACCTAGGAGACAGTGTACAGGCCAACGTGACCACCTAGGAGACAGTGTACAGTCAACGTGACCACCTAGGAGACAGTGTACAGCCAACGTGACCACCTAGGAGACAGTGTACAGTCAACGTGACCACCTAGGAGACAGTGTACAGGCCAACGTGACCACCTAGGAGACAGTGTACAGGCCAACGTGACCACCTAGGAGACAGTGTACAGCCAACGTGACCACCTAGGAGACAGTGTACAGCCAACGTGACCACCTAGGAGACAGTGTACAGCCAACGTGACCACCTAGGAGACAGTGTACAGTCAACGTGACCACCTAGGAGACAGTGTACAGTCAACGTGACCACCTAGGAGACAGTGTACAGTCAACGTGACCACCTAGGAGACAGTGTACAGCCAACGTGACCACCTAGGAGACAGTGTACAGTCAACGTGACCACCTAGGAGACAGTGTACAGTCAACGTGACCACCTAGGAGACAGTGTACAGCCAACGTGACCACCTAGGAGACAGTGTACAGTCAACGTGACCACCTAGGAGACAGTGTACAGTCAACGTGACCACCTAGGAGACCACCTAGGAGACCTAGGAGACACCACCTAGGAGACAGTGTACAGGCCAACGTGACCACCTAGGAGACAGTGTACAGTCAACGTGACCACCTAGGAGACAGTGTACAGCCAACGTGACCACGTAGGAGACAGTGTACAGGCCAACGTGACCACCTAGGAGACAGTGTACAGGCCAACGTGACCACCTAGGAGACAGTGTACAGCCAATGTGACCACCTAGGAGACAGTGTACAGCCAATGTGACCACCTAGGAGACAGTGTACAGCCAACGTGACCACCTAGGAGACAGTGTACAGTCAACGTGACCACCTAGGAGACAGTGTACAGCCAACGTGACCACTTAGGAGACAGTGTACAGTCAATGTGACCACCTAGGAGACAGTGTACAGTCAACGTGACCACCTAGGAGACAGTGTACAGCCAACGTGACCACGTAGGAGACAGTGTACAGCCAACG
This sequence is a window from Brachyhypopomus gauderio isolate BG-103 chromosome 16, BGAUD_0.2, whole genome shotgun sequence. Protein-coding genes within it:
- the rps8a gene encoding small ribosomal subunit protein eS8; the encoded protein is MGISRDNWHKRRKTGGKRKPVHKKRKYELGRPPSNTKLGPKRIHTVRVHGGNKKYRALRLDVGNFSWGSECCTRKTRIIDVVYNASNNELVRTKTLVKNCVVLVDSAPFRQWYEAHYALPLGRKKGAKLTPEEDDILNKKRSKKVQKKFDERRKNSKISGILDEQFQQGKLLACIASRPGQCGRADGYVLEGKELEFYLRKIKAKKGK